One genomic segment of Paenibacillus sp. FSL H8-0332 includes these proteins:
- a CDS encoding YARHG domain-containing protein, with amino-acid sequence MDFRKFRLTYGVIALSLIVSGCTYAEKEKAAEGAVSDLVVANESTATPSTAAVAIREYILKDSSNTLLSPEKIGSLDNRILKLARNEIFARHGYVFKQKDLKDYFAAKPWYHADSAYKEHLSPIEKQNVALLRDYEAKYAGYKLEPSHTDDVHLRGYIGDSGFKQKKMKVDLNGDGREEEIQLIPPETELGVFKLKVNNITMEVDSELLPYVDIVDLDIDDPYFEIALQMDSQMVSLRSTSFYAYDGETLKQIGELPDFSAHSSMFDGHGRVVSAKESSNFQTWFRNLVFRLDAEHSLHEEQQDFYPMEPPTPLTIKKEIAVRFHKDGVDEAFSLEPGDNVKFLGDDKLGHIKLQTSTGKEVWYTTGDEYVDYSCFFDGLILYD; translated from the coding sequence ATGGATTTTCGGAAGTTTCGGCTTACATATGGGGTAATTGCCCTATCATTAATCGTTTCAGGCTGTACTTATGCAGAAAAAGAGAAAGCCGCTGAAGGAGCGGTTAGTGATCTAGTTGTGGCAAATGAGTCAACTGCTACTCCTTCTACTGCTGCAGTTGCAATACGGGAGTATATTTTGAAAGACAGCTCGAATACGTTGCTATCCCCTGAAAAGATCGGCAGTCTGGACAACCGTATCCTAAAGCTTGCGCGCAACGAGATATTTGCAAGGCACGGGTATGTATTTAAACAGAAGGATTTGAAGGACTACTTTGCCGCCAAGCCTTGGTATCATGCAGACTCTGCCTACAAGGAGCATCTTAGCCCGATTGAGAAACAGAACGTTGCGCTACTTCGTGACTACGAAGCCAAATACGCTGGCTATAAGCTCGAACCTTCTCATACAGATGACGTCCATTTACGTGGTTATATAGGCGATTCGGGCTTTAAACAGAAGAAGATGAAAGTGGATCTGAACGGAGATGGTCGTGAAGAAGAGATCCAGTTAATACCGCCGGAAACGGAATTAGGGGTCTTTAAGCTGAAGGTGAATAACATCACGATGGAGGTGGACAGTGAGCTGCTTCCTTATGTGGATATTGTCGATCTGGATATTGATGATCCATATTTCGAGATTGCACTTCAAATGGATTCGCAGATGGTCTCTCTACGATCAACATCTTTCTATGCCTATGACGGCGAAACCCTCAAGCAAATAGGTGAGCTTCCCGATTTCTCGGCACACAGCTCGATGTTTGACGGCCATGGGAGAGTGGTCAGCGCAAAAGAAAGCAGTAACTTTCAGACCTGGTTCCGTAATTTGGTATTCCGTCTGGATGCCGAACATTCTCTCCATGAAGAGCAACAGGATTTTTATCCGATGGAACCACCGACGCCTTTAACGATCAAAAAGGAAATTGCCGTGCGGTTTCATAAAGATGGCGTGGACGAAGCCTTTTCGCTGGAACCGGGAGACAACGTGAAATTCCTGGGTGACGACAAGCTCGGCCATATCAAGCTTCAAACTAGCACGGGTAAGGAAGTCTGGTACACCACAGGCGATGAGTACGTCGACTATAGTTGTTTTTTTGACGGGCTAATTTTATATGATTAG
- the xerS gene encoding tyrosine recombinase XerS has product MDKQMKMHYMQRIDEKLSVLPWYVTEYIDSKKRKLSPTTLLNYCHDYIIFFDWLIAENITSTIRKEIQLETLERLTIRETENFLSFLDYQLGNKKLTINRKLSSLKSLFDYLQNKAETSDLKPYIQRNVMAKMDLNAVKESQETIANRIEGKILREDDFESFRQFVAHEFGEMHKDNKRIFTFHQFNRERDTAIVSLILGSGLRLSEVSGINMDDLDMNKALVRVIRKGDKEQYVYFSKQALMDLESYLQIRESRYLPEKNDSFLFIAAPVGRKGKSRRLTGRSIEKLIEKYATAFGKPSLTVHSLRHSFATRYHLENNDVPRLKNQLGHSSIQTTMIYTHLTDEEMRNAVNNMDR; this is encoded by the coding sequence ATGGATAAACAGATGAAAATGCACTACATGCAACGAATTGATGAGAAACTCTCTGTTTTGCCTTGGTATGTTACAGAATATATTGATAGCAAAAAACGCAAGTTATCTCCAACGACTCTTCTTAATTATTGTCATGATTACATTATTTTTTTCGACTGGCTTATCGCTGAGAATATTACTTCAACAATCCGGAAAGAAATACAATTAGAAACACTTGAGCGATTAACCATCCGTGAAACTGAAAACTTTTTGTCATTCCTGGATTATCAGCTTGGAAACAAGAAGCTTACGATTAATCGAAAACTATCCTCGTTAAAATCTTTGTTTGATTACCTTCAGAACAAAGCTGAGACCAGTGACCTGAAGCCTTATATTCAACGCAATGTTATGGCCAAGATGGATCTGAATGCTGTTAAAGAAAGCCAGGAAACTATTGCAAACCGCATTGAAGGAAAGATCCTTAGAGAAGACGATTTTGAATCGTTCAGACAATTTGTAGCCCATGAATTTGGCGAAATGCATAAGGATAATAAACGGATTTTTACATTTCATCAATTCAACCGCGAACGCGATACTGCAATTGTTTCGTTGATATTAGGCTCTGGGCTTAGATTATCCGAGGTTTCTGGCATTAATATGGATGACCTGGATATGAATAAAGCATTAGTTCGAGTGATCCGCAAAGGTGATAAAGAACAATACGTTTACTTTAGCAAACAGGCCTTAATGGATTTAGAAAGTTATCTGCAGATCAGGGAATCAAGATATTTACCAGAAAAAAACGATAGTTTTTTATTCATTGCAGCACCTGTTGGCCGTAAAGGAAAAAGCCGGCGTTTGACTGGACGTTCAATTGAAAAGCTGATTGAGAAATACGCTACTGCCTTTGGGAAGCCTTCCCTAACAGTACATTCGCTTAGACACTCGTTTGCAACGCGATACCATTTGGAAAACAACGATGTACCAAGGTTAAAGAATCAATTAGGGCATTCATCTATACAAACAACTATGATATATACACACTTGACAGATGAAGAGATGCGTAATGCTGTAAACAATATGGATAGATAA